From the genome of Vicia villosa cultivar HV-30 ecotype Madison, WI linkage group LG2, Vvil1.0, whole genome shotgun sequence, one region includes:
- the LOC131654011 gene encoding uncharacterized protein LOC131654011 gives MRRFLVDRESIENVNVEQAEAELQSLPNNVIDEFNPNEIVRDPGLRKQINEYAPDIQDQVRRAYILKGPMQPDLTSFPRTLFGSAKRAFSKSWYKNYAWLEYSEIKDAAYCFYCFLFKKPGRAEHFGFEVFTKSGYKDWKHASQGLKDHVGSHNSLHNSCVKHYDDYNNQRQSVASKFARATKESEELYKIRLTCSVDCSRYLIAQGMAFRGHDESSISLNKGNFREMVDWVKAKDEQVSDAFNRGGKNCTMISSDIQKELAMCCAHEVTKVIMEELGDRQFSVLIDESRDISIKEQMAVMLRFVNDKGHIVERFIALHHVKDTTSEALKDALYGILDKYTLSISRIRGQGYDGASNMRGEFNGLQRKILDENPYAFYVHCYAHRLQLVVVSVASSCSSIHDFFEYISLIVNTTSASCKRRDALTEAQHQDILNQLERGEISKGRGLHQSSSLTRPGDTRWGSHHTTLLRLDQMWPSVLKVLSMVDGDGRVASQAAGLIEKMESFKFSFILKLMLKLFGITNELSNVLQRKDLNIVNAMELVDVVKARLATMRDSGWDNLFSDVKEFCVAKCIPVPNMDDEIPVRGRSRAEGRTITNLHHYRAEIFYVAIDKICVEMDHRFSEGSNIILDCFSCLDPKNSFSKFDVDKCHTPKFAHTISHA, from the exons ATGAGGAgatttttggttgatagagaaagtattgagaatgtgaatgttgaGCAAGCGGAAGCCGAATTACAATCACTACCTAATAATGTGATTGATGAGTTTAACccaaatgagattgtgcgtgaTCCAGGTCTTAGGAAACAAATTAATGAGTATGCTCCGGATATTCAAGACCAAGTGAGGAGGGCATATATATTGAAGGGTCCAATGCAACCAGATTTGACAAGTTTTCCTCGTACTCTATTTGGAAGTGCTAAAAGAGCATTTAGTAAATCATGGTATAAGAATTATGCATGGTTAGAATATAGTGAGATAAAAGATGCAGCttattgtttttattgctttctctTTAAGAAACCCGGGAGAGCCGAGCACTTTGGTTTTGAAGTCTTCACTAAAAGTGGATATAAAGATTGGAAGCATGCATCTCAAGGTTTGAAAGATCACGTTGGTAGTCATAATAGTTTGCATAACTCATGTGTCAAGCACTACgatgattataataatcaaagacaAAGTGTGGCTAGTAAGTTTGCTAGAGCAACCAAGGAATCAGAAGAGTTATATAAGATTCGTTTGACTTGTTCTGTAGATTGTTCAAGATATCTAATTGCACAAGGCATGGCTTTTCGTGGCCATGATGAATCCTCTATTTCTCTAAATAAGGGAAATTTTAGAGAGATGGTAGATTGGGTAAAAGCTAAGGATGAACAAGTGAGCGATGCTTTTAATCGTGGTGGaaaaaattgcacaatgatttctagtgacattcaaaaggagcttgcaatgtgttgtgcacatgaagttaccaaggtgattatggaagagcttgGTGATAGACAATTTTCCGTGCTTATTGACGAGTCACGTGATATATCTATCAAAGAGCAAATGGCGGTGATGTTGAG gtttgttaacgaCAAAGGGCATATTGTGGAACGATTCATTGCTCTACATCATGTCAAAGATACTACATCTGAGGCATTAAAGGATGCtctttatggtattcttgataagTACACGTTATCTATTTCAAGGATACGGGGGCAAGGATATGATGGAGCTTCAAATATGAGAGGTGAATTTAATGGTTTGCAAAGAAAGATTCTAGATGAAAACCCTTATGCTTTCTATGTCCATTGTTATGCTCACCGTTTGCAATTGGTTGTTGTGTCTGTTGCTAGTAGTTGCTCATCTATTCATGATTTCTTTGAGTACATATCCTTAATTGTGAACACAACAAGTGCATCTTGTAAGAGGAGAGATGCCTTGACGGAGGCTCAACACCAAGATATTTTAAATCAACTTGAGAGGGGTGAGATATCTAAAGGAAGGGGATTGCATCAATCATCTAGTCTCACTAGACCCGGGGATACTAGATGGGGTTCACATCATACTACATTGCTTCGTTTGGATCAAATGTGGCCATCTGTGTTAAAGGTACTTAGTATGGTTGATGGAGATGGACGTGTAGCATCTCAAGCAGCAGGTTTGATAGAAAAAATGGAgagttttaaattttcttttattttgaagttaatgttaaagttgtttggtatcaCAAATGAGCTTTCAAATGTCTTGCAAAGAAAAGATCTTAATATTGTGAATGCCATGGAATTAGTTGATGTTGTGAAAGCTCGGCTGGCCACAATGAGGGATAGTGGTTGGGATAATTTATTTTCCGATGTAAAAGAATTTTGTGTTGCTAAATGTATTCCGGTGCCTAATATGGATGATGAAATACCAGTTCGAGGTCGGTCAAGGGCAGAAGGGAGGACTATCACTAATCTTCATCATTACCGTGCAGAGATTTTTTATGTAGCTATTGACAAAATATGTGTCGAGATGGATCACCGCTTTAGTGAAGGAAGTAACATTATCCTTGATTGCTTCTCATGTCTTGACCCCAAGAACTCCTTCTCTAAGTTTGATGTtgataagtgtcataccccaaaatttgcccatactatttctcatgcataa